The Syntrophorhabdales bacterium region TTTCGCTGACAAATTTATTAACCTGCTCGTCTAGAGCCTCCAATTCCCGGACGGTTTCGAAAACCTTGAGCGGCATTGTAAAGGTCTTGACTTTGATCATCAGATCACCCCCCTTCTCTTCCGGTTAAGATAATGCACAAAGGGGCTCGATGCAAGTCCGGCTGTTAGTATATCACGCCCGTAAGATTTTCACTTCGACGGGAAACGTCGATAGTGGGTCTGGTCCGCTTCCGAAACGTCGGTGTTGCTCCTCTGGGAATCGCTTTCATTGCAGGAAGGGCGGAAGGATGCTACAATCTGACAAGGAAATGAGAGCCAGCGGTCCATTAGAGGTTGTCAAAGGAATTTACACAGTCGCCGGTTCAGAAATGACCGACTCCAGGGACTGCGCAGTCTATCTTATAGACCTGGGAGAGCTCATTCTCATTGACACGGGCGCCGGACCGAGCGCTCCACAAATAGCCCGCAATATAGAGAAGGTGGGCCGGGATCCTCACAAGCTTTCCACCGTGATCATAACGCATTGCCACGTCGATCACAGCGGGGGAGCCCGTTTCTTTCAGCAGCAATTCGGGGCCCGTCTCCTGATGCACAACGAAGATGCCAGGGCCGTGCAAGAGGGAGATGGCGCGATGACCGCTGCGGCGTG contains the following coding sequences:
- a CDS encoding MBL fold metallo-hydrolase; its protein translation is MLQSDKEMRASGPLEVVKGIYTVAGSEMTDSRDCAVYLIDLGELILIDTGAGPSAPQIARNIEKVGRDPHKLSTVIITHCHVDHSGGARFFQQQFGARLLMHNEDARAVQEGDGAMTAAAWYGLEFERTQVDVTFSEEERSFAFNPHSIVCLHTPGHTPGSISCYLDLDG